The Rosa chinensis cultivar Old Blush chromosome 7, RchiOBHm-V2, whole genome shotgun sequence DNA segment CAAGTCTACTTCTCCAGCTGACTTCTTAATGATATATACAAAATTCCAAACCCTCTTCGTTTTACAAGAAAGTATTTGGGTAGCGTAAATATTGTAGTCGAGGCATCATGTGTTTTCCTGATGTGAACCCCTAATTTTATGTTCACCACGAAACTCAAACGTCTATGTTATATTGAAACTTTTTAAAGTTGTGGTTGGTAACTGAGAGGTACTCAATTTTCGCTGGAGCTTGTCCATTGTCTGTAGTTCTGTACTGCACTGCTAAACACTTTCCCATTTTCAGGTAGAAGAGCAGAGGATAGAATCCCTTCAGATTGGAACAGCTTCTGGACTACAAGGGAAATTTCGTTGGCGTAGGTGCCCATTTATATGGATGGTTTTCGCAATGATTTTTTCAATGGTGAAGGAATTACCAACGAGTCTGCCTCGGCCAGGGGAGTTCTAAGCTCTCCTTTTCGGTTTAATCTTTTTCAGTTTAATGAAGGCTATACTGGTACAGCTTCCGCTCTCAACTCTTTGTTGACAGGCACCCAATGCATACTTCTGTGTTCatacaaaatattttcttctgCAGTATAGGAATGTCAGCCCCCGTAATCCATATTCTTAAGCGGAAAGCACGTCTGGGGGAGTTCTAAGCTCTCTTTTTGGGTTTCGTCAAGGCTATACTGGTACAAGCTTCCGCTCTCAATCTTTGTTGACAGGCAACCCATGCATACTTCTGTCGGTTCATATAATATATTTTCTTCTGCAGTGTCAGCTCTCATAATCCATATTCTGAAGTGTAAAGCACATCTGGGGGCTATTTGCAACGCATTTTCACAAAAAAGGCAAACATGCCACATTTCTATGATCTATTTTGTTAATTCAGTATCTACTCTGCCATTATCTAGTGCAAAAGATTTAGAGTATCAGACAACGATAGAGGTGATTTCATTTTAGAGTAGAGTATCAGACACAAGGGATGTGTTTCATAGTCATAACTTAAATTTCGCATAACAATTCAAAGCAATTTCTGTTCCGAGGGCGGAAAACTCTCCCTTTTGGTCCATTTATGTGAAGAACAGATCACAACAATACCATTCATACGTCTGATCAAAAGATCAATGCCAACGGGAAAGATGCCGTCCTCACAGAGTCCTAGCAGCACACTAGCCCATGGCGTACTTCTGGGTCCAGCTCCTTGCAGTGGTCTCATACTTGTTCTTGTCGGTCTTGTACATATGGGCAATCTCTGGCACCAAAGGATCATCAGGATTTGGGTCTGTCAACAGGGAGCAAATCGAAAGCAATACctggagaaaaacaaaagaagcaaAATAAGTTTTATGCTTCAGTTACACAAATAACATAGCAGCACGTGGTTCTGTTTCCTTTTCAGTATATACTCCATAAGAAAAGTTGATAATCTAGTTGCCACACACTAAAAGAAACTGAACTTAAACATTTTACCTTCGATATGGTCAGCGCAGGACTCCACTGTTCCTTCAAAATGTCAAGGCAAATGCTGCCATTGCTATTAATGTTTGGGTGAAACACCTTTGTCCTGAATGCAACCTGCATAAAACAAGTAGAATAGACATCAGAGAAGTAGCACAGACCGTGATACTGAGAAACTAGGCAACAGAATATTTATAACTCCATGCCAGATTGTTTTCAATCAACATAACTATATGAAAGCAGACAGTATGCAGAAGTTCACTTGTTAACAATTGGGACTTTCTTGAATTCAGACTAAATTATACAAGCTAAAAGGGTATACCTGTTGAATCCTACTTGACAATGATCCGTACATGATAGGCATTCATTTAAGGTCATAACTATTACAGTACACCAAATTGAAATTGGCTAATAAGTTCTATCGCGTGTGGATTGTACAGTATATGCTTGAATATAGAGTTCAAGCATTGAGTAAAGATTTGCTATAGCTTTTCACACCAGATCCCAGATCATGCACTATGCAAGCAACATATCTTGCTACAAATAATGGCCTGGAGATGAACTTCTATGGGAAACAAAGGAGCAATAAAGAATGGGAGTCCCAAGTAAACAGAATAACACTTCGAGTTGGAGCTAATAGGATGCTAGGATGTACCTTTGGTGGCTTAAAAGGATAGTCTGGAGGAAAGTGTATGGTGACAAGAAAAACTCCACCTGCGTAGGGACTGTCTGCAGGACCCATGATTGTCGCCTGCCAGTGAAACATGTCTTCTGCAACTGGGCCTAAAGATATTCCGAAAAGCAAAGACAGTTAAATTGAATATAGAacaaatgttaataaaatttTTATCAGCAGTGTTTCATCGAGCATATTTCTCCAACAAAGGAAAATCAAGTCATTAAGTTACCAATTAATTAAGAACATTAaataaaagagtaaaaaaattCCTCAACGGTCTGAAGTCTTGCACTCCAAATAGTTTCACTGCATACAGCAGATGGATCTGCTGTTTCCATAAATAGGTCCAAACTCTCCTCAAAAGCATGAATTCTTGCATTCATTACATATAATGGTAATGCTAATCTTCAAATTAACTAGTAAAGAATACAGTACATAATCAATGATATAGCACCTAAAGTGGCATTTGAACTTTACATCATTTGCATGTACCTAGCTAAGTATCTAAAGAAGGGGAGGAACTATTATAATTCAGTTAATCGAGAGTCATGTAATGCAAATTTgtgttaaaaaacaaaaaaagaacaaagcttTCAACCTCCACTAGCAGACAAGCCATTTTGAAGATTCATGAAGAAACCTAGAACAAAAGTGAGGCCCTTCCCACCATGACCACTACCACGAGCAACTACCAACCCACCAAAAGCTGGATATTATCTCATCTGCAGATTCCCCAATGTCCCATTTAACTTCTTTGACAGCCGCAACCTCCCTCTTTCTAATTCCTTTTCAGTGTCCAAACGACTCACCTCAATGCATAACAAAACTCCCTCCTAATGTGGTCTTAGCAGCTAGGTGACTTCCAACACCCTTTTACACTCAGAAAGAGAATCACTTGCTCTAGAGTACGACGATAACCAtatgtgaagaaaaaactcATAATTGGATCCTCATGGGACCCTGCAAATGAGTCCCAAGATGTTAAATGATATGCATATTACCTATATCAGTAAAACCAGAACAGGGCTTGCCAAAGATACCACCTTCCTTCACAAAGGTATCGCCTTTACCATCCTACAACATTCATTATTTCCTATATCATCTCTAGTATTTAGCAACGCGATTCAATTGTccaacaaacaaacacaattccttcatatatatatatatatatatatatatatatatatatatatataattgatcaCTAATCGATACGAAAACCAAATCGATGCAGACCTAATTAGAGCAAAATGAAAAGCTCAAATCGGAGCCAAAATCTTTAAAGAGCTAGCAAGATACAAACTTTGGCATCAATATTCACCAACAAATACAATTCAAATCGAACAAAGTCAGCAGCAGACACAAAAATCTGAAAATCAAAACCAGAGAAAAGAACAGATCGGGATTGGAAATCGGAAATACCAGCGCTGCAAGAGGTAGGAGGATCTTTCTGGAGATCCTTGAGCTCCTTCAAGATCCGCTTGGACGCCATCACCTTCACAAAAAACGAAACACAGACGACAAACCCTAGATTGATCAAACTCACCCCCAAATCTAAAACGCTCCCACAAATAATATAACCCCCaaaattcccttttttttttttttgctgcaaGTCGCAGAAAGCGAGAGAGAGGTGGAGAAATTACCTGAAAGACCCTCCTGTTTTGTTTCTACGtattttggttttggtctttttgcctccctctctttttGTTGCGAAGGTGGGTGTAGCGCTCCAACCACCACTCACGATTGAGTTTATATATCCTACGCAAACCCCAACCCCGGGGGGGGATAAGATTGTAAATTTCTCTCCCTACGTAGAGTCATCATGTCGACATGTCGTTTCTGACCGTCCCTGGTCATTGATTTCTGGTGAGAGGGGGCCCTCCGAAGTTACTATTCATTTAAATAGTAAGAGTATGATTTGAGTGTTCGATTGTGGCTAAATTATGCCTCATAATTTAGAGATTGCATAAGACCATCTGCCACGGTAAGCCAAAAAGCCAAATATGGGATATAATTCGCTCCCATCGTAACCCATATACACggagatcaaaaaaaaaattgtcttacCACCCAGATGCACCCCA contains these protein-coding regions:
- the LOC112178637 gene encoding ubiquitin-conjugating enzyme E2 10, coding for MASKRILKELKDLQKDPPTSCSAGPVAEDMFHWQATIMGPADSPYAGGVFLVTIHFPPDYPFKPPKVAFRTKVFHPNINSNGSICLDILKEQWSPALTISKVLLSICSLLTDPNPDDPLVPEIAHMYKTDKNKYETTARSWTQKYAMG